Proteins encoded in a region of the Flavobacteriaceae bacterium HL-DH10 genome:
- the pyk gene encoding pyruvate kinase produces MPIRKKTKIVATLGPATSTKEVLKGMLEEGANVFRINFSHADYADVAERIKMIRELNDEFGFTAAILADLQGPKLRVGVMQEDVVVNPGDEIIFATGERFEGTKERVYMTYERFPQDAKPGERILLDDGKLMFEVVSTNSKNEVVARVIQGGPLKSKKGVNLPNTNISQPALTEKDIEDAIFAISQDVDWIALSFVRHAEDLIQLRDLINQHTNHKIPIIAKIEKPEAVENIDKIVTHCDGLMVARGDLGVEVPAEEVPLIQKQLVLRAKKARIPVIIATQMMETMIDSLTPTRAEVNDVANSVMDGADAVMLSGETSVGKYPVQVIRQMSNILKSVEDSNLIQVPQLPPHIRTNRYITKSICYHAANMANEISAKAISTLTNSGYTAFQISAWRPSCHILVFTSNKRILTRLSLLWGVRAFYYDKFVSTDETIEDVNDIACKKGYLEVGDMLISLAAMPIQEKGMVNTLRVTEITNCSF; encoded by the coding sequence ATGCCGATAAGAAAGAAAACCAAAATAGTAGCTACATTAGGTCCAGCTACAAGCACCAAAGAAGTTTTAAAAGGAATGCTTGAAGAGGGCGCTAACGTATTTAGAATTAATTTTTCTCATGCCGATTACGCCGATGTTGCAGAGCGTATAAAAATGATTAGAGAACTAAACGATGAGTTTGGTTTTACTGCGGCTATTTTAGCAGATTTACAAGGACCAAAACTTCGTGTAGGAGTTATGCAAGAAGATGTTGTTGTGAACCCTGGTGATGAAATAATTTTTGCAACAGGTGAGCGATTTGAAGGCACAAAAGAACGTGTTTACATGACCTACGAAAGGTTTCCACAAGACGCTAAACCTGGTGAGCGTATTCTTTTAGATGATGGAAAATTAATGTTTGAAGTTGTTTCTACAAATAGTAAAAACGAAGTAGTTGCACGTGTTATTCAAGGAGGACCTTTAAAATCTAAAAAAGGAGTTAATTTACCAAATACCAATATATCGCAACCTGCGCTTACAGAAAAAGATATTGAAGATGCCATTTTTGCTATCAGTCAAGATGTGGATTGGATTGCTTTATCATTTGTACGTCATGCAGAAGATTTAATACAATTGCGTGATTTAATAAACCAACACACTAATCATAAAATTCCAATTATAGCTAAGATTGAAAAACCTGAAGCTGTAGAGAATATCGATAAAATTGTGACTCATTGTGACGGTTTAATGGTAGCACGTGGTGATTTAGGTGTAGAAGTTCCAGCAGAAGAAGTTCCACTAATTCAAAAACAATTAGTATTACGAGCTAAAAAAGCTAGAATTCCAGTAATCATAGCAACCCAAATGATGGAAACTATGATTGATAGTTTAACACCAACAAGAGCCGAAGTAAACGATGTTGCTAACTCGGTTATGGATGGTGCAGATGCTGTTATGCTATCAGGTGAAACATCTGTGGGTAAATATCCAGTTCAAGTTATTAGACAAATGTCAAATATCCTGAAAAGTGTAGAAGATTCTAATCTTATACAAGTACCACAATTGCCTCCTCATATTCGTACTAATCGTTATATAACAAAATCTATTTGTTATCATGCCGCAAATATGGCAAATGAAATTAGTGCTAAAGCTATTTCAACATTAACAAATAGTGGCTATACAGCTTTTCAAATTTCAGCTTGGAGACCATCATGTCATATACTAGTGTTTACTTCAAACAAGCGTATTTTAACTCGTTTAAGTTTACTTTGGGGCGTTCGTGCTTTTTATTATGATAAGTTTGTAAGTACAGATGAAACTATTGAAGATGTAAATGATATAGCTTGTAAAAAAGGATATTTAGAAGTAGGAGATATGCTAATTAGTTTAGCAGCTATGCCTATTCAAGAAAAAGGAATGGTAAATACATTAAGAGTTACAGAAATTACAAACTGTAGTTTTTAG
- the rnc gene encoding ribonuclease III, translated as MKNIRNILNSRFKRNGNFFMELNKILGFKPKQIKFYKKAFTHRSMNIKDSKGNAINYERLEFLGDAMLSSVIASHLYLEVPSGDEGYLTKMRSKIVSREHLNELGRDLKLIDLVESKIPPGQFGDNIHGNLFEALIGAIFLDKGYKYCEKFIFKRVIIPYVDIETLEGKVISYKSLLIEWCQKEKKTFNYNVYEDTGNDDVRHFSVKLSIDNKIIAKARATSKKKAEEKASKRAFFAFQSRMSKMI; from the coding sequence ATGAAAAACATTCGTAACATATTAAATTCCCGTTTTAAACGCAACGGGAATTTTTTTATGGAATTAAATAAAATTCTTGGATTTAAGCCTAAACAAATAAAATTCTATAAAAAGGCCTTTACACACCGTTCTATGAATATAAAGGACAGTAAAGGAAATGCTATTAATTATGAGCGCTTAGAATTTTTAGGCGATGCCATGCTAAGTTCGGTTATAGCTTCTCATTTATATCTTGAAGTTCCAAGTGGTGATGAAGGTTACTTAACTAAAATGCGATCTAAAATTGTAAGTAGAGAGCATTTAAATGAGTTAGGTAGAGATCTTAAACTCATTGATTTAGTTGAAAGTAAAATACCTCCAGGTCAATTTGGAGACAATATTCATGGAAATTTATTTGAAGCTTTAATAGGTGCTATTTTTTTAGATAAAGGGTATAAGTATTGCGAGAAATTTATTTTTAAGCGCGTTATTATTCCGTATGTAGATATAGAAACTCTTGAAGGAAAGGTAATAAGTTATAAGAGCTTATTGATTGAGTGGTGCCAAAAAGAAAAGAAAACATTTAATTATAATGTTTATGAAGATACTGGTAATGATGATGTTAGACATTTTTCAGTAAAGCTTTCAATTGACAATAAAATTATAGCTAAGGCAAGAGCCACATCAAAGAAAAAGGCTGAAGAAAAAGCATCAAAGCGTGCTTTCTTTGCATTCCAAAGCAGGATGTCTAAAATGATTTAA
- the fabF gene encoding beta-ketoacyl-ACP synthase II, translating into MELKRVVVTGLGALTPIGNTKDEFWDGLISGKSGAAPITYYDTEKFKTKFACELKNFNATDFFDRKEARKMDKFAQYAMVAADEAIEDSKLNLEEVNKLRVGVIWGAGIGGLETFQQEVLNFAAGDGSPRFNPFFIPKMIADIAPANISIKHGFMGPNYTTVSACASSANAIFDALNSIRLGYCDVIVTGGSEAAVTIAGMGGFNAMHALSTRNESPETASRPFDGSRDGFVLGEGAGALVLEEYEHAKARGAKIYAEVAGGGLSSDAYHMTAPHPEGIGVVEVMKNCLENAGLKPEDVDHINTHGTSTPLGDVAELKAITKVFGSHAKHININSTKSMTGHLLGAAGAIEAISVILAMEHNIVPPTINHTTVDENIDPELNLTLNKAQKREVKVAMSNTFGFGGHNACVLFKKID; encoded by the coding sequence ATGGAATTAAAGCGAGTTGTAGTCACAGGATTAGGGGCTTTAACACCAATTGGCAATACCAAAGATGAATTTTGGGATGGTTTAATTAGTGGTAAAAGTGGTGCTGCGCCTATAACATATTATGATACCGAGAAGTTTAAAACAAAATTCGCTTGCGAATTAAAAAACTTTAACGCAACAGACTTTTTTGATAGAAAAGAGGCTCGTAAGATGGATAAATTTGCACAATACGCTATGGTAGCAGCAGATGAAGCCATTGAGGATTCTAAATTAAACCTTGAAGAAGTCAATAAATTACGTGTAGGTGTTATTTGGGGTGCAGGTATTGGTGGATTAGAAACTTTTCAGCAAGAAGTATTAAACTTTGCTGCTGGTGATGGTTCTCCAAGATTTAATCCATTCTTTATTCCTAAAATGATTGCTGACATTGCGCCAGCAAACATCTCTATAAAACATGGTTTTATGGGGCCAAATTACACAACAGTTTCTGCCTGTGCATCTTCAGCTAATGCTATATTTGATGCATTAAACTCTATTCGTTTAGGGTATTGTGATGTTATAGTTACAGGAGGAAGTGAAGCAGCAGTTACTATAGCTGGTATGGGTGGTTTTAATGCCATGCACGCTTTATCTACTAGAAATGAAAGTCCAGAAACAGCTTCTAGACCTTTTGACGGTTCCAGAGATGGTTTTGTTTTAGGTGAAGGAGCAGGTGCTTTAGTTCTAGAAGAATATGAGCATGCAAAAGCAAGAGGGGCAAAAATATATGCTGAGGTAGCAGGAGGTGGATTATCTTCTGATGCTTACCATATGACCGCGCCGCATCCAGAAGGTATTGGTGTTGTTGAGGTAATGAAAAATTGTTTAGAAAATGCAGGACTTAAACCAGAGGATGTAGACCATATTAATACACATGGTACATCAACACCTCTAGGTGATGTTGCAGAACTTAAGGCAATTACAAAAGTTTTTGGTAGTCATGCAAAGCATATAAATATTAATTCTACAAAATCAATGACAGGACACCTTTTAGGTGCAGCAGGAGCTATTGAAGCTATTTCGGTTATATTGGCAATGGAGCATAATATTGTACCTCCAACAATTAACCACACTACTGTTGATGAAAATATTGATCCAGAATTAAATTTAACTTTAAACAAGGCTCAAAAACGCGAAGTTAAAGTAGCAATGAGTAATACATTTGGATTTGGCGGTCACAACGCTTGTGTATTATTCAAGAAAATAGATTGA
- the dinB gene encoding DNA polymerase IV — MSNDLPIRKIIHVDMDAFFASVEQMDNPDLKGKPIAVGGGGKRGVISAASYEARKFGVKSAMSGNLAIKLCPDLIFVKTHFDRYTEISKKIRKIFYDYTDLVEPLSLDEAYLDVTENKKGNPSASLIAKEIRERIFNEVGLTASAGISINKFIAKIASDYNKPNGQKVVNPEEVIEFLEQLDIRKFYGVGKVTAEKMYQKGIFTGLDLKQKSMEWLDENFGKSGRYYYYVVRGIHNSEVKPNRIRKSLAAERTFSENLSSEVFMLKKLKHIADEVSKRLTKSKVAGKTVTLKIKYSDFSLQTRSKTLPYYIRDTDIILETAKELLYQEKLNNSVRLLGISMSNLNTEKPKTPIEKKSISVQLKFEF, encoded by the coding sequence ATGTCAAACGATTTACCAATTAGAAAAATTATTCATGTAGATATGGATGCCTTTTTTGCATCTGTTGAACAAATGGATAACCCCGATTTAAAAGGGAAACCCATTGCTGTAGGCGGTGGTGGTAAACGTGGTGTGATAAGTGCTGCGAGTTACGAGGCTAGAAAATTTGGAGTAAAAAGTGCTATGTCTGGGAATTTAGCAATCAAATTATGTCCTGATCTTATTTTCGTAAAAACTCATTTTGATAGATATACAGAAATCTCTAAAAAAATTCGCAAAATATTTTATGATTATACCGATTTGGTAGAACCGCTTTCGTTAGACGAAGCTTATTTAGATGTTACTGAAAACAAAAAAGGAAACCCAAGCGCTTCTTTAATTGCTAAAGAAATTCGTGAACGAATATTTAATGAGGTTGGTTTAACAGCTTCCGCAGGTATTTCTATAAATAAATTTATTGCTAAAATTGCAAGTGATTATAACAAACCTAACGGACAAAAAGTAGTAAATCCAGAAGAGGTTATTGAATTTTTAGAACAGTTAGACATTAGAAAATTTTATGGGGTTGGAAAAGTAACGGCAGAAAAAATGTACCAAAAAGGCATTTTTACGGGCTTAGATTTAAAACAAAAATCTATGGAGTGGTTAGATGAAAATTTTGGTAAATCTGGTCGTTATTACTACTATGTAGTTCGAGGAATCCATAATAGTGAAGTAAAGCCAAACCGGATTAGAAAAAGTTTAGCTGCCGAACGTACTTTTAGTGAAAATTTATCAAGTGAAGTATTCATGCTTAAAAAGCTAAAACATATTGCTGATGAAGTTTCCAAACGCTTAACTAAAAGCAAAGTTGCTGGCAAAACAGTCACTTTAAAAATAAAATATAGTGACTTCTCTTTGCAAACCAGAAGTAAAACACTGCCTTATTATATAAGAGATACCGATATTATTTTAGAAACAGCAAAAGAGTTATTGTATCAAGAAAAATTGAATAATTCGGTACGATTACTTGGTATTTCTATGTCTAATTTAAATACTGAAAAACCAAAAACGCCAATAGAAAAAAAATCTATTAGCGTTCAGTTAAAATTTGAATTCTAA
- a CDS encoding TonB-dependent receptor, translated as MIPIKIYVTVLILFLSYSAFSQNGNITGYVLFDNNKPAIGTSIVLENSNLKQETSAGINGEFIFKNIPYGNYILNIHSLNAKSVTKSILLNTKIKSVNSILELTNYQDLQEVLVKTKTEKRKIEDDGFAVNVIETEEASVRNIQTNELLNTTVGVKLRQNGGLGSQVEYSLNGLTGSAVRIFIDGIPISIYGPSFSLNSIPPSMIKRIEIYKGVVPGHLADDALGGAINIVLHNSTKTNFSASVSYGSFNTLQTSLNGLYRFEKSGFTVKGSAFHNYSDNDYKVWGGQVKVTGLGGVQTPITARRFNDAYKSTGGMAQIGFTNVKWADQFLIGVTGSNDYKEIQHGAFITIMPYKDRFMESDALLTNLTYQKKSLFTKGLDVNIHGLYGKRNRVVSDTLPWAYSWNGKRSIDYQGNEYQYTWGSQQEKTEYGPIHNYINRNVASVRTGISYALHNSHKVLFNHVFSSIDREDKDEFASATENTYTGSRDLYKNIYSLTYELNAFNNKLKTNLFGKHYQQKTVSIDPENQTDNEGNNIIVDEIISSNKKYNGYGFAISYAIIPEVTLLTSAEKAIRLPNETETFGNDGDNVIANPSITPEQSKNYNLGFRFGAFQLKKHEFTLTTNLFTRNIKDRIGLPIERTPDEELILYENQGNGSSKGIEAQLNYSYNNNLELNFNITRLTLKVINRGIEIDVPNTPFFTMNGGLRYSIKNAIQKDSRLNFFYTLYFTDTFSYLPPQGSNTAGNDFFEVPQQIAQDFGLTYNFPNNKLIISFDIKNILDEPLYDNLRVQKPGQAFYLKLNYKIK; from the coding sequence ATGATTCCTATTAAAATTTATGTCACCGTTTTAATATTGTTTTTAAGCTATTCTGCTTTTAGTCAAAACGGAAATATTACAGGTTATGTATTGTTTGATAATAATAAGCCAGCAATAGGTACATCAATAGTTTTAGAAAACTCTAATCTTAAACAAGAAACATCGGCAGGTATAAACGGAGAGTTTATATTTAAAAATATCCCCTACGGTAATTACATACTTAACATTCATTCTCTTAACGCTAAAAGTGTAACAAAATCAATTCTATTAAACACTAAAATCAAATCAGTTAATAGTATTTTAGAATTAACTAACTATCAGGATTTACAAGAAGTTTTAGTAAAAACTAAAACTGAAAAACGTAAAATTGAAGACGATGGTTTTGCTGTAAACGTTATAGAAACGGAAGAAGCAAGTGTTAGAAATATTCAAACAAACGAATTATTAAATACGACAGTTGGCGTTAAATTAAGACAAAATGGTGGTTTAGGATCACAGGTAGAATATAGTTTAAATGGATTAACCGGTAGTGCTGTTCGCATTTTTATTGATGGTATACCAATTTCTATTTATGGCCCCTCTTTTAGTTTAAATAGTATTCCTCCATCAATGATAAAACGAATTGAAATCTACAAAGGCGTTGTCCCGGGTCATTTGGCAGACGATGCTTTAGGTGGCGCCATAAATATTGTACTTCATAATTCTACAAAAACAAACTTCAGTGCTTCTGTGTCTTATGGATCATTTAACACATTGCAAACCAGTTTAAATGGCTTATATCGTTTTGAAAAATCTGGTTTTACTGTAAAAGGTTCTGCTTTTCATAATTATTCAGACAATGATTATAAAGTTTGGGGTGGTCAAGTTAAAGTTACTGGATTAGGAGGTGTACAAACCCCTATAACAGCAAGAAGATTTAATGATGCCTACAAATCTACAGGAGGAATGGCTCAAATTGGATTTACTAATGTAAAATGGGCTGACCAATTTTTAATTGGAGTTACCGGGTCTAATGATTATAAAGAGATTCAACATGGTGCTTTTATTACTATTATGCCTTATAAAGATCGATTCATGGAATCAGATGCTTTACTTACAAACTTAACCTACCAAAAGAAAAGTTTATTTACCAAAGGTTTAGATGTAAACATTCATGGATTATATGGAAAAAGAAACCGTGTAGTTAGTGATACCCTACCTTGGGCATATAGCTGGAATGGCAAAAGATCAATAGACTATCAAGGCAATGAATATCAATACACATGGGGTTCTCAACAAGAGAAAACAGAATATGGTCCCATCCATAATTATATTAATAGAAATGTAGCGTCTGTAAGAACTGGAATATCTTATGCTTTACACAATTCTCATAAAGTTTTATTCAATCACGTATTTAGTAGTATTGATAGAGAAGATAAAGATGAGTTTGCTTCCGCAACAGAAAACACATATACAGGGTCTAGAGACTTATATAAAAACATCTATTCTTTAACCTATGAGTTAAATGCTTTCAATAATAAATTAAAAACAAATTTATTTGGCAAACATTATCAACAAAAAACAGTTAGTATAGATCCTGAAAACCAAACTGATAACGAAGGAAACAATATAATAGTAGACGAAATAATAAGTAGTAATAAAAAATATAATGGATACGGATTTGCAATTTCATATGCTATTATTCCCGAAGTTACACTATTAACTTCGGCTGAAAAAGCCATTCGTTTGCCAAACGAAACTGAAACTTTTGGTAATGATGGTGATAATGTAATAGCCAACCCAAGTATAACACCAGAACAAAGTAAAAACTACAATTTAGGGTTTCGATTTGGAGCATTTCAATTAAAAAAACATGAATTTACTCTAACAACAAACCTTTTTACTAGAAATATTAAAGACAGAATTGGTTTACCCATTGAAAGAACACCAGACGAAGAGCTTATACTTTATGAAAATCAAGGTAACGGAAGTTCTAAAGGGATAGAGGCTCAATTAAATTATAGCTATAATAACAATTTAGAACTCAACTTTAATATTACTCGTTTAACTTTAAAAGTTATAAATCGTGGTATAGAAATAGACGTGCCTAATACCCCATTTTTTACTATGAATGGAGGTTTACGCTATTCTATAAAAAACGCTATTCAAAAAGATTCTCGATTAAACTTCTTTTACACCCTATATTTTACCGATACATTTTCATATTTACCCCCTCAAGGTAGCAATACAGCAGGAAATGATTTTTTTGAAGTTCCACAACAAATCGCTCAAGATTTTGGACTTACCTACAACTTTCCTAACAATAAATTAATTATAAGTTTTGATATTAAAAATATACTCGATGAACCCTTATACGATAATTTAAGAGTACAAAAACCAGGACAAGCATTCTATCTAAAATTAAATTATAAAATCAAATAA
- a CDS encoding YciI family protein encodes MKKLIFLMFILIFFVACKEESKTSISNIEENTPELIEEKIDSIVEIEPVKKSVKDIKDELHAKGFKTFDYVDEKTQDTILMQRYFMVFLKSGPIRSQNEEEAELLQKEHLAHLTKMYELGYADISGPFGDDGDIRGVTIYNVPTLKIADSLAHADPMVKAGRLEIEIHPWWAAKGGSLK; translated from the coding sequence ATGAAGAAGCTAATATTTTTAATGTTTATTTTAATCTTTTTTGTAGCCTGCAAAGAAGAATCAAAAACATCAATTTCAAATATAGAAGAAAACACACCAGAACTTATTGAGGAAAAAATAGATTCTATAGTAGAAATAGAACCTGTTAAAAAATCAGTAAAAGACATCAAAGATGAATTACATGCTAAAGGCTTTAAAACTTTTGATTATGTTGATGAAAAAACCCAAGACACTATTTTAATGCAACGATATTTTATGGTGTTTTTAAAAAGCGGTCCAATACGATCTCAAAATGAAGAAGAAGCCGAACTTTTGCAAAAAGAACATTTAGCACATTTAACAAAAATGTATGAATTAGGTTATGCCGATATTTCAGGACCTTTTGGTGATGATGGCGATATTAGAGGTGTAACTATTTACAATGTACCAACACTTAAAATAGCAGATAGTTTAGCCCATGCAGATCCTATGGTTAAAGCAGGACGTTTAGAAATTGAAATACATCCATGGTGGGCAGCAAAAGGAGGATCTTTAAAATAA
- a CDS encoding IPExxxVDY family protein, producing the protein MAVHKLVLDDVFDEVLCTLIAIHCSLEDYRLAYLLNKHLGITLIRKPSDLDYDKGKSTYSIFDWEDDKQLITWSFVSNVCKTESFQQINYESLFENQEKITKTTHLIPEYKRVNYFLKIDNEFNLSKEKYIVNSILRIPQIATAYSIDSSQLKSKDNLIFS; encoded by the coding sequence ATGGCCGTTCATAAGCTTGTTCTTGACGATGTTTTTGATGAAGTGTTGTGCACTTTAATAGCAATTCATTGTTCGCTTGAAGATTACCGTTTGGCCTATCTTCTTAACAAGCATTTAGGAATAACTTTAATTAGAAAACCATCAGATTTAGACTATGATAAAGGTAAATCAACGTATTCTATTTTTGATTGGGAAGATGATAAACAATTAATAACTTGGAGTTTTGTTTCTAATGTTTGTAAAACAGAAAGTTTCCAACAAATAAATTATGAATCATTATTTGAAAACCAAGAAAAAATAACAAAAACGACTCATTTAATACCTGAATATAAGCGTGTTAATTATTTTTTAAAAATAGATAACGAGTTCAATTTAAGTAAAGAAAAATATATTGTAAATAGTATATTAAGAATACCTCAAATTGCAACAGCTTATAGTATTGATAGTAGTCAATTAAAATCTAAAGACAATTTAATTTTTAGCTAA
- a CDS encoding endonuclease/exonuclease/phosphatase family protein has translation MSSLIFYALPLPIIIVVVLFISIVLTKKWRRFNLILASILLLVWLSKSFKLHIPDDINKSDLEIVFWNASRANDFQMAFNKNEGVPDVMVLVESKKNDIEEFKRKYPNYYFYESDRELFVFSKAPLIIESENKSKFSTTVINFKTFGINFYAVDVTGSFDVPREWGLNYVNKQINRKDNTIVLGDFNVPYESIYLKQFKKGFNHAFNEKGNGFRETWYNNIPLLSLDHIWVSKDLKVLKTEKFYTKESDHSMLKTYIRK, from the coding sequence TTGTCTTCATTGATTTTCTATGCGCTTCCTTTACCTATAATTATTGTTGTCGTTTTGTTTATTTCCATTGTTCTTACTAAAAAATGGAGACGATTTAATTTAATACTGGCTTCAATATTATTACTGGTATGGTTAAGTAAAAGCTTTAAGCTACATATTCCAGATGATATTAATAAATCAGATTTAGAAATAGTTTTTTGGAATGCTTCAAGAGCTAACGATTTTCAAATGGCTTTTAATAAAAATGAAGGGGTGCCAGATGTAATGGTTTTAGTAGAATCAAAAAAAAATGATATTGAAGAATTTAAAAGGAAATATCCTAATTATTATTTTTATGAATCTGATAGAGAGTTATTTGTTTTTTCAAAAGCACCATTAATTATTGAGAGTGAAAACAAATCAAAGTTTAGTACAACAGTTATAAATTTTAAAACGTTTGGGATTAATTTTTATGCCGTTGATGTTACAGGAAGTTTTGATGTTCCTAGAGAATGGGGGCTGAATTATGTAAATAAACAAATTAACAGAAAAGATAATACTATTGTTTTAGGTGATTTTAATGTGCCTTATGAATCTATTTATTTAAAGCAATTTAAAAAAGGTTTTAATCATGCATTTAACGAAAAAGGGAATGGGTTTAGAGAAACGTGGTATAATAATATTCCTTTGCTTTCTTTAGATCATATTTGGGTTTCTAAAGATTTAAAGGTTTTAAAAACGGAGAAGTTTTATACTAAGGAATCTGATCATAGTATGTTAAAAACTTATATAAGGAAATAA
- a CDS encoding CYTH domain-containing protein, with protein sequence MIEIERKFLVKSDTYKEEAFKKNRIVQGYLNSHKERTVRVRLKGDKGFITVKGQSSKNGLSRFEWEKEINSSEVEALLKLCESGVIDKIRYEVKIKNHIFEVDEFFGDNEGLVIAEVELKSENETFEKPDWLGEEVTGDVKYYNAMLSENPYKNWD encoded by the coding sequence ATGATAGAAATAGAACGGAAGTTTTTAGTAAAGTCGGATACTTATAAAGAGGAAGCTTTTAAAAAAAACAGAATTGTTCAAGGATATTTAAATTCTCATAAAGAAAGAACGGTTCGTGTTAGACTAAAAGGAGATAAGGGGTTTATAACAGTTAAAGGACAATCTTCAAAAAATGGATTATCACGTTTTGAATGGGAAAAAGAAATTAATAGTTCAGAGGTAGAAGCGTTATTAAAACTTTGTGAATCAGGTGTTATTGATAAAATACGTTATGAGGTCAAAATAAAAAACCATATTTTTGAAGTAGACGAGTTTTTTGGAGATAATGAAGGTTTAGTTATTGCTGAAGTTGAATTAAAAAGTGAAAATGAAACCTTTGAAAAACCCGATTGGTTAGGAGAAGAAGTTACAGGAGATGTTAAATATTATAACGCTATGTTAAGTGAAAATCCTTATAAAAACTGGGATTAA